From one Pseudactinotalea sp. HY158 genomic stretch:
- a CDS encoding exo-alpha-sialidase has translation MTAIAMGPRRRGRAIGLLGLLVAAAASLGLLGLAPVAAEAATSDDGSISAEIEFVDPAEDGEYAVGDVLAFTYVVVNLLDEDRSLSLVESNLDGDEGCKWFKAAPGAEQRCVGRATHTVTAADLAAGAFTPTATWGIHSGIDYVGIASEVEVVGEPVDLIGPGIRAEVVATNAQADHDYEVGDVLEFAYVVTNLLDEARSTQLLESNLDGDAGCKWSSHPAGTTYECGTPRHTVTAADLEAGSFVPTATWAIHTGTGYPGAQESIEIVGDPVGLVDHTEAGNGGLDFDASWEGEPLYTSTQLATNGVGGFPNYRIVALAVTNSGDLLASYDGRPTGADSPGPNSILQRRSTDGGQTWEEQTVIHAGKVSRPIHGFSDPSYIVDRITGEVFNFHVYSQDQGFFGSHAGTDPSDRNVAHVEVSRSTDGGRTWTHEIITDQITPDPSWTSRFATSGQGIQLKYGEHAGRLIQQFPVMVAGVIKAVSVYSDDHGDTWQAGTPVGVSMDENKTVELSDGRVMLNSRDSARSGYRKVAYSTDGGVTYGEVTLDRELPDPTNNASIIRAFPNAAEGSDEARILLFSNSASTTSRTNGTIRMSCDDGQTWPISKTFEPGGMAYSTLATQPDGSIGLLYEPGGGGGGIAYANFNLAWLGGICAGVTADEASVDPGSSVDVQLTVTNQTSAALTGAAIALDLPAGWTASEAVVPEIAPGGSVRVPVTIAVPGGEVPQTVRIPLTLTTPRGSSSGSLSVRANAPAGQPITVVGTHTNPKELDTYEVGDRLEFTFAVENISGGPIAVVPDGTLEGFDPDDGAPNCRYRALPTDGGYECTTAFHVVTQADLDAGEFAPVTSWDAREGGESGPSIGSIALDSPVVILTSGSTGDSDGSDADADGSDGTDAGSDGSDAGSDGSVGGSDGSDGSDAGADGSGAGSDGGSDGSDAGTDGSGAGSDSGSDGSDGADVGADGSDAGTDGSDAGSDSGSDGSDGGSDGADVDADGSGAGSDGGSDGSDAGADGSGAGSDGGSDGSDGADVGADGSDAGADGSGAGADSPDGSDAGSGDEGADRLPSTGIAATAAGLLALTLIGLGMALRGRRLNLDPPCWFESGWRGSMRMPSWPGIMRVVNARSPKKEGHLVDATISCLLGTVRRSEPGRRGGSCPGDGAGRAGRAVGAGR, from the coding sequence ATGACAGCAATCGCCATGGGCCCTCGTCGACGAGGCAGGGCCATAGGACTGCTCGGGCTGCTCGTCGCAGCAGCGGCCTCGCTCGGGCTGCTGGGCCTCGCGCCCGTGGCCGCGGAGGCGGCCACGTCCGACGACGGCAGCATCTCGGCGGAGATCGAGTTCGTCGATCCCGCGGAGGACGGGGAATACGCCGTCGGCGACGTGCTCGCCTTCACCTACGTCGTCGTCAACCTCCTCGACGAGGACCGCAGCCTGAGCCTCGTCGAGAGCAACCTCGACGGGGACGAGGGCTGCAAGTGGTTCAAGGCGGCCCCGGGTGCCGAGCAGCGCTGCGTCGGCCGGGCCACGCACACGGTGACGGCGGCCGACCTCGCGGCGGGCGCGTTCACCCCGACCGCCACCTGGGGCATCCACTCGGGCATCGACTACGTCGGGATCGCCTCCGAGGTCGAGGTCGTCGGCGAGCCGGTCGACCTCATCGGACCGGGCATCAGGGCCGAGGTCGTCGCGACCAACGCCCAGGCCGACCACGACTACGAGGTGGGCGACGTGCTCGAGTTCGCCTACGTCGTCACCAATCTTCTCGACGAGGCGCGCTCCACCCAACTCCTCGAGAGCAACCTCGACGGCGACGCCGGCTGCAAGTGGTCGAGCCACCCCGCCGGCACGACCTACGAGTGCGGCACCCCGCGGCACACCGTGACGGCCGCCGACCTCGAGGCCGGCTCCTTCGTGCCCACCGCCACGTGGGCGATCCACACGGGCACCGGCTACCCGGGGGCGCAGGAGAGCATCGAGATCGTCGGGGATCCGGTCGGCCTCGTCGACCACACCGAGGCCGGCAACGGGGGCCTCGACTTCGACGCCTCGTGGGAGGGCGAGCCCCTCTACACCAGCACGCAGCTCGCCACGAACGGCGTCGGCGGCTTCCCGAACTACCGGATCGTGGCGCTCGCGGTGACCAACAGCGGCGACCTGCTCGCCTCCTACGACGGGCGCCCGACCGGTGCCGATTCGCCCGGGCCGAACTCGATCCTGCAGCGGCGCAGCACCGACGGCGGCCAGACCTGGGAGGAGCAGACCGTCATCCACGCCGGGAAGGTGAGCCGGCCCATCCACGGCTTCTCCGACCCGAGCTATATCGTGGACCGGATCACCGGCGAGGTCTTCAACTTCCACGTGTACTCGCAGGACCAAGGCTTCTTCGGTTCGCACGCCGGAACCGATCCGAGCGACCGGAACGTCGCCCACGTCGAGGTGTCGCGCTCGACCGACGGCGGCCGCACCTGGACCCACGAGATCATCACCGACCAGATCACCCCGGACCCGTCGTGGACCAGCCGGTTCGCGACCTCCGGGCAGGGAATCCAGCTCAAGTACGGCGAGCACGCCGGCCGGCTCATCCAGCAGTTCCCGGTCATGGTCGCGGGGGTGATCAAGGCCGTGAGCGTCTACTCCGACGACCACGGCGACACGTGGCAGGCGGGGACGCCGGTCGGGGTGTCGATGGACGAGAACAAGACCGTCGAACTCTCCGACGGCCGCGTCATGCTCAACTCCCGTGACAGCGCCCGGAGCGGCTACCGCAAGGTCGCCTACTCCACCGACGGCGGCGTGACCTACGGCGAGGTCACCCTCGACCGGGAGCTCCCGGACCCGACGAACAACGCGTCGATCATCCGGGCCTTCCCGAACGCGGCCGAGGGGAGCGACGAGGCGAGGATCCTGCTGTTCTCCAACTCCGCCAGCACCACGAGCCGGACCAACGGAACGATTCGGATGTCCTGCGACGACGGGCAGACCTGGCCGATCTCGAAGACGTTCGAGCCGGGCGGGATGGCCTACTCCACGCTCGCGACCCAGCCCGACGGCAGCATCGGTCTCCTGTACGAGCCCGGTGGCGGTGGCGGCGGCATCGCCTACGCCAACTTCAACCTCGCCTGGCTCGGCGGGATCTGCGCCGGCGTCACGGCCGATGAGGCGAGTGTCGACCCGGGATCGAGCGTCGACGTGCAGCTCACGGTCACGAACCAGACCTCGGCCGCGCTCACCGGGGCGGCCATCGCGCTCGACCTGCCGGCCGGGTGGACCGCGTCCGAGGCCGTCGTGCCGGAGATCGCCCCCGGTGGCTCTGTGCGGGTGCCGGTGACCATCGCCGTGCCGGGGGGCGAGGTGCCGCAGACGGTGCGCATCCCGCTGACGTTGACGACGCCGCGGGGCTCGTCGTCGGGGTCGCTCTCCGTGCGGGCCAACGCGCCCGCCGGGCAACCGATCACCGTGGTCGGGACCCACACGAACCCGAAGGAACTGGACACCTACGAGGTCGGTGACCGGCTCGAGTTCACCTTCGCCGTGGAGAACATCTCCGGTGGCCCGATCGCTGTCGTCCCGGACGGAACGCTCGAGGGCTTCGACCCCGACGATGGGGCGCCGAACTGCCGCTACCGCGCACTACCGACCGACGGCGGGTACGAGTGCACGACGGCCTTCCACGTGGTGACCCAGGCCGACCTCGACGCCGGTGAGTTCGCGCCGGTCACGTCCTGGGATGCCCGGGAGGGGGGCGAGAGCGGGCCGAGCATCGGCAGCATCGCGCTCGACTCCCCCGTGGTGATCCTCACCAGTGGCAGCACGGGCGACTCGGACGGGTCGGATGCCGACGCCGACGGGTCGGATGGTACCGACGCCGGCAGCGACGGGTCGGATGCCGGGAGTGACGGTTCCGTCGGTGGGTCCGACGGCTCGGACGGCTCCGATGCCGGTGCTGATGGTTCGGGCGCTGGTTCCGACGGCGGGTCGGACGGCTCCGACGCCGGCACTGACGGTTCGGGCGCTGGTTCCGACAGCGGTTCGGACGGCTCCGACGGTGCTGATGTCGGCGCGGATGGCTCGGACGCCGGTACTGACGGATCGGACGCTGGTTCCGACAGTGGGTCGGACGGCTCCGACGGTGGATCCGACGGTGCCGATGTCGATGCTGATGGTTCGGGCGCTGGTTCCGACGGCGGGTCGGACGGCTCTGATGCCGGTGCTGACGGTTCGGGCGCTGGTTCCGACGGCGGGTCGGACGGCTCCGACGGTGCTGATGTCGGCGCGGATGGCTCGGACGCCGGTGCAGATGGTTCGGGCGCCGGTGCGGACAGCCCCGACGGCTCCGACGCCGGTTCGGGTGACGAGGGAGCCGACCGGCTGCCGTCGACCGGGATCGCAGCAACCGCGGCGGGCCTGCTCGCGTTGACCCTGATCGGCCTGGGCATGGCACTCAGGGGTCGCCGACTGAACCTGGATCCACCGTGCTGGTTTGAGTCTGGGTGGCGTGGGAGCATGAGAATGCCCTCCTGGCCTGGGATAATGCGTGTTGTCAACGCACGCAGTCCCAAAAAAGAAGGGCATCTCGTAGATGCAACTATCTCATGTCTCCTCGGTACGGTTCGACGATCCGAACCTGGTCGGCGTGGCGGGTCTTGTCCCGGTGATGGCGCTGGCCGAGCGGGCCGGGCTGTCGGCGCTGGTCGGTGA